A region of Labeo rohita strain BAU-BD-2019 chromosome 2, IGBB_LRoh.1.0, whole genome shotgun sequence DNA encodes the following proteins:
- the plvapa gene encoding plasmalemma vesicle associated protein a produces MYNSSYSQANFGLAAKKMHKSKGKSCGYYMKIVFFFSSLIQSLIIASLVLFLVYGQPEHTVEEKRLQELDQSVSKLTMENFILRGKEKNLTKVLNVTLTAKMSNDKALAELRKLANTSTVAIRTMQTSVSRCEMEKRMAAPRACPPTYCPDPNDNNRRLQSMHQQSEEMLKLVKANFTQTVAIMRTELDNSNKEKDGFHLEAIRLRRDKALLEEELMLYQQKCKEDFVSSLRGIPDVTKEFLKRIDDLFSKHISFQLTCDKQKNQLEDIRENCSSLSREVENKLQSYLDIVGNQFTKINGENAKYVIENKRLTEDATWCNQNRSVMIRENRKTLDQLQLKNDQNSEKLLLENRKLKGENELNEKLLSVKENDIKMLKGTIEFLNTSLASCKPSMRSNPFMPNSFGLPNMPNTGGTGLSSTGLSKPNMPWPATGSTGPAFPSANGVGPSTRWGSTGSGVTGSLNTALGGTGSLSGGLGNTVLGGSGLTRTSLGTSGLGGVGPGVTGFGSAGSSPTGTGIGTGSMAGVGSFGSNVPGYGPALGGTRTPASGELNQAQISLHLKELLRYATSN; encoded by the exons ATGTACAACAGCAGTTACTCTCAGGCCAACTTCGGCTTGGCTGCTAAGAAGATGCACAAGTCGAAAGGCAAGAGCTGTGGCTACTACATGAAGATTGTCTTCTTTTTCTCCTCGCTCATCCAGTCTCTGATCATTGCGAGTCTGGTGCTATTTTTGGTGTACGGACAGCCCGAGCACACGGTGGAGGAAAAGAGGCTGCAAGAGTTGGACCAAAGCGTCAGCAAACTCACGATGGAAAACTTCATTCTGCGTGGGAAGGAAAAGAACCTCACCAAAGTTCTGAACGTCACTCTCACTGCAAAGATGAGCAATGACAAAGCTCTGGCTGAATTACGCAAACTGGCGAACACCTCGACTGTGGCAATAAGGACCATGCAAACATCAGTG tctCGATGTGAGATGGAAAAAAGAATGGCTGCGCCTCGCGCATGCCCTCCTACGTACTGTCCCGATCCAAATG acaacaACAGACGTTTGCAAAGCATGCACCAGCAATCAGAGGAAATGCTAAAGCTGGTGAAAGCCAACTTTACTCAGACGGTGGCTATTATGAGAACTGAGCTGGACAACTCCAACAAAGAAAAGGATGGGTTTCACTTGGAAGCAATCAGACTAAGGCGAGACAAGGCTTTACTTGAGGAAGAGCTCATGTTGTACCAGCAAAAGTGCAAAGAGGATTTTGTCTCTTCTTTACGAGGAATCCCCGACGTCACCAAAGAATTCCTCAAAAGGATCGATGACCTcttttcaaaacacatttcGTTCCAGCTAACGtgtgacaaacaaaaaaatcagctCGAAGACATTCGGGAAAACTGTAGCAGCCTTTCCAGGGAAGTTGAGAACAAGCTCCAGTCGTATCTGGATATAGTGGGGAACCAGTTCACAAAAATCAACGGGGAAAACGCCAAATATGTGATCGAGAACAAACGCCTGACAGAGGACGCTACTTGGTGCAATCAGAACCGCAGTGTCATGATTCGCGAGAATCGCAAAACTCTTGACCAACTTCAGCTCAAGAATGACCAAAACAGTGAAAAACTTCTGTTGGAGAACAGAAAACTAAAAGGAGAAAACGAATTGAATGAAAAACTTCTCTCTGTGAAAGAAAATGACATCAAAATGCTCAAAGGCACCATTGAGTTTCTCAATACTTCACTTGCCAGCTGTAAG CCATCAATGCGAAGTAACCCATTCATGCCAAACTCCTTCGGTTTGCCAAACATGCCAAACACTGGAGGAACCGGTCTGAGTTCAACAGGACTGAGCAAACCAAACATGCCATGGCCCGCGACCGGCTCCACTGGACCAGCGTTTCCCAGTGCTAATGGTGTAGGACCCAGCACAAGATGGGGCAGCACAGGATCAGGTGTGACAGGATCATTAAACACAGCTTTAGGGGGGACAGGGAGTCTTTCAGGTGGACTGGGCAACACAGTATTAGGTGGGTCAGGATTAACTAGAACAAGTCTAGGGACAAGTGGTTTGGGAGGAGTAGGACCAGGGGTGACAGGATTTGGCAGTGCTGGATCAAGCCCTACTGGAACTGGTATAGGAACAGGGTCAATGGCAGGTGTTGGCTCATTCGGGTCTAACGTACCTGGATATGGACCAGCTCTTGGAGGAACAAGAACACCTGCTAGTGGTGAACTAAACCAAG CACAGATAAGTCTCCATCTGAAGGAGTTGCTTCGTTATGCAACCTCAAATTGA